atatatattctcCAAATCCCCACCGGCCCAGTTCATCCCCTCGTTAAGTTTTTCAATACCCATCCTAATTGCATTTTCCATCTTCAGGTAGGTATTTTTTTCAATCCTATGCCAtttctcctcctcctcttcctcttcaACTGTTCTGTGCTGAGTTTTTTCGAGACGAGTTCGTCAATTTAGACATGTTAGATTCGTTAAATCTATATTTAAGTGAATACTTATAGGGACAGACGGTCAAGACTGGATCCTcgttatggtttttttttttttttaataattttattggTGACCATTTTCTAATATTAATTCGTGCTactttaagaaaataaataagaaatttctGTCTGGCTGTGATCTGGGATACACTCGAGGCACAGCAGCCCCACCTGCCTCTCCAGGATAATCCCTGGGTACAGCTTTGAATAAACCCAATACTAAAACCCTAATTAGTATTGAGTTTTTATTAGGTGAGAGCTGTGGGGCTTACCACGTACTCTCTCACTTGAAATTtctagttgaaaaaaaaaaaaaaaaaaaaagagacaatGCTAAAACCcttattttgattacttatttgagtgtttttgCCTTTGAATGCAGGGAATTAATATATAAGTTTAGAAATGAGCAGGCCGGGAGATTGGAACTGCAGGTCGTGCCAGCACCTTAACTTCCAACGGCGGGATTCGTGCCAGCGGTGCGGCGAACCGAGATCCGGCGGCATGGACTTCGGGGGATTCGGCGGGCGGAGCTTCGGAAGCACCGGCTCCGACGTCCGCCCCGGCGATTGGTACTGCTCCGCCGGAGGCTGTGGGACCCACAACTTCGCTAGCCGCTCCAGCTGCTTCAAATGCGGTGCCTTCAAGGATGAGCCCGCCGGCGGGTATGACTGTGACCTTCCCCGCTTTAGGGGCTTCGGAGGCGGCGCTGGAGCAGGCGGTAGCCGCTCTAGCTGGAAATCTGGAGACTGGATTTGCAGCAGGTgagagtatatatatacataacaatgaattttttttaaagaaaaagttgattttttttttataaaaaaaaaaaatgcatgacaATTTGATTTGAAATCTTAAAATCAGGACTGGTTAAAGTCTTATTTAAGGCTATggtgattaaaaattaaaatttaaagaatCAGATTAattgatataattaaattttcagAGAACAAACAACAATTTGAATGGAACTTAACTGGAACTTTTTCTTTCACTTATGCTATATAAAACAGAGAGACCATTTCGAATTAACTAAATTCTAAATGGAGATTTGTATTTTAATTGTaagcattttaaaaataaaatttggattttttggAGTGCAGGTCAGGATGCAATGAACACAACTTTGCTAGCAGAATGGAGTGCTTCAGATGCAATGCCCCACGGGAGTCCAACAGCAAATCTTCATACTAGAGAGTCTAGCTAGACTTTTAATTTCCATTTTTGGGTAAGAGCTAATTAATTTCTTATTAAATATTCATCTTCgcctttccaaaatttttttctaaaaatgacaTCTTGATCATGTTTCAAAATTAGTTTCTCATTCTCAAACTTACAAGTTCATTTGGAGCAGGTATTGCAGCCAATGAAGATAATAGAGGAACCCCAAATCACAAAATTTCTCTAGCTAGCgagtttttcttctttctttattttgtcGTTGGAGTTTGGATgatgaagttataatattaatgATCCATGGATCAGCATTTTGTTGGGTTCCCCTATAGCTAGCAAGTATAGCAGTGTTAGTTGGATCAGTCTGAGTTCTCGTGTTCTCTTCAATTTATCTACTGGTTATTGTCGTTGTGTTCAGAGAGTTTATTTGTTGTTTGGTACTGCGTGATTTTCTTCAATGGAGATGATTTAATTTTTCACCTCTCTCTCACTTCTGCAGTGTgtgtgattgagactattattaattataaaaaactaaaatcaaagGCTATTTTGATGGAAAAGGCGATTTCAGCATTAATGATCTTGAACAGAAACTGTGATTACTTACTAGCCATTAGCATACGTTGTTTGATTATATTGCCGTGACTAATTAAGATGATTTGGTATTGGTGTTAATAATGATGTATGTAAAATAGGATTCAAGGAGAACTAAGGAAGCAGGCTAAGGTTGGAGATGTCTGATGAGTGCGTCATGAGATTGTTAGTATTTAATGGGAATACCAGAAAAAGTGAATAGAGCATTTTGAACGATTTTTcttgataactaaacatgaaaagtaaatttctttgacttttcttttcctttcccaaAGATTTTCTAAGCTCCAAACGAGCTTTTTCTTGTCTAGGCCTAAAGGTTCTTTTGCTCTTTATCAAGAGCTACCTCCTCTCTATTAATGCCTTGGTCTTCAATTTCATTTGGTTTTATGTAGTCATCTAATGAAATAAAAGATACCTAGTTCTACATCCTATTTTGTTAGTTGGTTTCAATAAATAAGGATGAAATCATGACTCGGGAAAAATATTGATTCTCTTGTTTAATGAAATTGTGATTTTGCCTCCCACCCAATGGAATACCATCTCATTTcgttttagaaatattttttagaCGTCTGAAAAGACATCCaataagaaaaaaacaaaaatcttGAATCTCAACTTCAAGATAGAAAACTCAAATTAAGTCGATTTATAAAAATCTCAAATCAaactttgattttcaaactaTTGTAGCAAATTTCACGTACCAAGAATCGTGTATCATAACTTGAAtagaaaatctaaaagaaaaaaatgaagaaaattgtgCGTAAAAATTGAGGGCTAAGGTAGGTTAGTACTTAGTCATTACAAAATTATTACCCGATATTTGGCGAAGTTTTAGATTTgtatttggataagatgtaatataaaattgtgtccaaattcaaatttatgaTCCGAAATTCAGACTCCAAACATAGTTGTAAAAGAAATTCATGCCTCCACAATAACACTTCTCTCGTATTTGAAAGTATGgcatttgaattttaaatttttaatggcataaatttaaattaaaaatagtattaattttatatatttatttaaaatttcaaacatATGTTTCCCAACACTACTTAAAGAGGATAAAGAGCTGTCCCTGCGCACTATGCTGTAGCAGTGCCCACCAAGGCACCAACTCTTATACTGGACCCCTATTTTGTAGTCAAGGTATGGGCCTCTTATCCAGAGTTTTTTCCTGGAttatcttttttcaaaaaaatatattaaataatatctctTTTAgggaaatattttttagaatgatTCTGACGTAACTCCAAATAGCGatatttaaacaaatctcgctacttggaatagcgagatttacttttgaCTAAAGGGCTTGTGCTGACGTGtggcaaatctcactacttggagtagcgagattttcttgGGATACTTATTACTCTGCCAACCGCCTTTTGatgcgtggtaaatctcgctactccaagtagtgagatttgttTCAGACTAACCTCACCCGTTCTTCCTCCTTCCTTGTGCGAACAGACAGTACCTTTGTTGCAGAGCCGAGCGTAGGTTACCGTTGAAGGAGATTCCGGAGCGCTCAGGTGACCGTTGCGGGCTTCAAATCGAGAGCTATATAAgaaggagatggggtaagttatgttttCTATGTTCGGtgcatagatttttaaattatttttatttcatccaaAGCTTTGATAAGAGGAGAGAcagagtttgtgatttgtgttgaAAGATTCGTGGATAAACACTTTtcttaaggtttgtatttcatttttttggtatttgaatttaattttttaccgagaatatttaattttttccattcaaactattgttcaatatttattttttggattgttgtttcattgtaaaatgcattatctttcctgccttagaatttgttgaagtttcctccactcactaaatttgttgaatttccttctactctttttaatataattgtgcaattataattagatcatatggtttacCTTCAAAAGATCGatgggaaattttgttattcaatcATTGAATTTCCTTTTGCTGTTTTTGATATAATTGGGCACATCCACTAAAGTTTTTCAAGAACATATAAAGTGGCCATATTCAATTGGATTGTCATCTTGTGACCGcgttggtggagcgatggaggccagagacacacactttccacttgTCACACagggaggcgactatcacattacaAGATGTCGCGGTATTGTTCGGGCTTCCGATTGATGGGTTGCCCGTCACTGGTCGTACAGCTGGACCAGTACAGGATGGAGGCGCCGGTCAGGGGGGAGGACTTCGCCGCATGTGCGATAGATTGTTAGGAGTGGAGCCTCCAAATGGTGAGCTTCTTGGTGCCCGCATTTGCATGcggtttctagagggggagatgtttctCCAGCTTCCGGTTGATGCCGATGATCACACTATAGCGTGTCACGCACGTGCCCATatgctgcgattgatatgtgggacgctaTTCTCCGACCTATCAGggagttacgcacacttgatgttccttccgCTGCTCGCGGAGCGAGCagagatacgccattatagttggggtTCTGAGACGTTAGCCTGGCTGTACCGGGAGATGTGCCGCGCCGCAGACGTTTCGTACTCACAGATTGGATGAGCACTCCGCTTATTGTaggtttgggcgtgggagagattcacgtcgttAGATCCTACGCGCCGCGGTCTCCAGCATCTTATTCAGAGGGATGAGGACAGACAgccgattgacccagctccactcgcgtggaggttagtaacttCACTTACAATCATttggttgtatatgtatatgtatattgagtTGTACTACATACTGGTGGTTAGACCTTGTTAACTTATGTTTCATTTTGTACAGGTagagggatcagttgttggcacctaatgttgcgcaacacacgctgccctggtacagatttgagctggacatgcaccgggagcacgaggtagtctcggttatgtgtattgatagtattttgcaaatatttgCAGATATTCCCGTCCCACCTCTTACATTTACTATATGTATACGTGTAGTTCGTATGGGTGCCCTACATTGATAACATTGTTGCTGACTTACCGACTGGCTATGCAGTTGGGTCGGACCActgggttgcccgagtgccactcatatgttttcatattgtcgagtgaCATCTCCTAGACCGAGTGATGcgccagtttggctttcgacagggcatCCCTAGCCGCTTCTATACTTCGGGGGTCGATGTACGTAGGGAGGACTTGTACGAGATTGATGGTCGCGATCGGGGGAACACGGATTGGGCTGCGGAGCACGCGATGTACGTGACTATGTGGGGACATAGGTGGGAGTACATCGTGGAGGGAGTGCGGGCAGACTGCCCGATGGGTCCGAACGATCCATATTACACGTGGTACAAGTCGATCACACGTCGCTTTGTAGATAGGACTgcggcggtctacatgagcctcaTACACTTACTCAAACATatacctaattttttaccgtTTACATTAGCAGTTCAATGTTGTAACCACTATTTTCGTATGCT
This window of the Malania oleifera isolate guangnan ecotype guangnan chromosome 6, ASM2987363v1, whole genome shotgun sequence genome carries:
- the LOC131157179 gene encoding uncharacterized protein LOC131157179: MSRPGDWNCRSCQHLNFQRRDSCQRCGEPRSGGMDFGGFGGRSFGSTGSDVRPGDWYCSAGGCGTHNFASRSSCFKCGAFKDEPAGGYDCDLPRFRGFGGGAGAGGSRSSWKSGDWICSRSGCNEHNFASRMECFRCNAPRESNSKSSY